Proteins encoded within one genomic window of Acidiferrobacter thiooxydans:
- a CDS encoding tyrosine-type recombinase/integrase, whose product MSALGEALTQYITVRRALGTRLAEPANTLRQFVTFLEQEGSAHITTALALRWATARPGVQKATWGRRLSMVRKFAAWWSAFDPQTEVPPRHLVSSRHRRPRPHIYTEAQTQALMAAAAQCRSPTGLRALTYTTLIGLLAATGLRPGEALALDRSDVDLQNGILFIRETKFGKSRLVPIAATTRLALAHYAARRDALCPHPQTPAFLLSERGRRLAGSSVRRMFVRLSRAVGLRPANGSPRAGRGPRLQDFRHSFVTGRLVAWYRAGADVTRELPKLATYVGHTEVGLTYWYIEAVPELLMLATERQSGRADTGGAR is encoded by the coding sequence ATGAGCGCGCTTGGGGAGGCCCTGACCCAATACATCACGGTGCGCCGCGCCCTCGGGACGCGGCTGGCGGAGCCGGCTAACACACTCCGGCAGTTCGTCACATTTCTCGAACAGGAGGGCTCCGCGCACATCACCACGGCGTTGGCGCTGCGCTGGGCGACCGCCCGTCCCGGCGTGCAGAAGGCTACCTGGGGCCGGAGGCTCTCGATGGTGCGGAAGTTCGCGGCCTGGTGGAGTGCCTTCGATCCGCAGACCGAAGTGCCCCCTCGGCATCTGGTGTCCTCACGGCACCGCCGCCCCCGCCCCCATATCTACACGGAGGCGCAGACGCAAGCCCTGATGGCCGCGGCGGCGCAATGCCGATCACCCACCGGCCTGCGTGCACTGACGTATACGACGCTCATCGGGCTACTCGCCGCCACCGGTCTGCGTCCGGGCGAGGCGCTCGCGCTGGATCGCAGTGACGTGGATCTCCAGAACGGGATCCTCTTCATCCGCGAGACCAAGTTCGGCAAGTCCCGCCTCGTGCCCATCGCCGCCACTACGCGCCTCGCGCTCGCGCACTATGCCGCGCGACGCGACGCGTTGTGTCCGCATCCGCAGACCCCGGCGTTCCTGCTCTCCGAGCGGGGGCGGCGCCTCGCCGGCTCCAGCGTCCGGCGGATGTTCGTCAGACTCTCCCGCGCCGTCGGCCTGCGCCCTGCAAACGGTTCGCCCCGCGCTGGCCGCGGGCCGCGGCTGCAGGACTTTCGCCACTCGTTCGTCACCGGCCGGCTGGTGGCATGGTACCGCGCCGGGGCGGATGTCACGCGCGAGCTGCCGAAGCTTGCGACGTATGTCGGCCACACCGAAGTTGGCCTCACCTACTGGTACATCGAGGCCGTGCCGGAACTGCTGATGTTGGCCACCGAACGCCAAAGCGGGCGTGCGGATACGGGAGGTGCACGATGA
- a CDS encoding tyrosine-type recombinase/integrase, whose amino-acid sequence METDGSQRGERPGPLEAYVDAFLDDQRIAGYSPNTLAERRAVTIAFARWAKRHAIAEGSLGEEHVQSFIRRRPPQCSATESERATVRRFLAYLRACGVMPSAPSQPDTPAEALVARYITFLRKDRGLAERSILVYAPCARAFLATRQAQAGRLALDQLDAKTIHAFLLGRIRNHASESSRLVTVALRSLLRFLFLRGETPRDLSAAVPTMRTYREAGVPALLTPEEVEEALASPDRSTSKGRRDYAILLLLARLGLRASEVVLLTLEDVHWRTGELVVRGKGSRMESLPLPADVGRALAEYLRRDRGTTTSRRVFLRAIPPRIALTGPCAIDHIVRLALARAGIPPQPQHVAHLFRHSLATRMIRQGASLAEIAEVLRHHTQASTRIYAKVSLEALRGVALPWPLTGGAP is encoded by the coding sequence ATGGAGACAGATGGTTCGCAAAGAGGTGAGCGCCCCGGACCCCTTGAGGCATACGTCGACGCGTTTCTGGACGACCAACGGATCGCCGGGTACTCCCCGAACACCCTGGCCGAGCGCAGGGCGGTGACCATCGCCTTCGCGCGGTGGGCCAAGCGGCACGCCATCGCCGAGGGGTCCCTCGGGGAGGAGCACGTCCAGTCCTTCATCAGGCGCCGGCCGCCGCAATGTTCGGCCACCGAGAGCGAGCGGGCCACGGTACGACGTTTTCTGGCCTATCTGCGCGCGTGCGGCGTCATGCCGTCTGCACCCTCCCAGCCGGACACGCCTGCCGAGGCACTGGTGGCGCGCTACATCACTTTCCTCCGCAAGGATCGGGGACTCGCCGAGCGTTCGATCCTGGTCTATGCGCCCTGCGCCCGGGCGTTTCTGGCCACCCGGCAGGCGCAGGCGGGGCGGCTTGCGCTCGATCAGTTGGATGCCAAGACGATTCACGCCTTCCTGCTCGGCCGGATCAGGAATCACGCCTCGGAGTCGTCGCGGTTGGTGACCGTGGCGCTGCGCTCGCTGCTGCGCTTCCTCTTCCTGCGCGGCGAAACCCCGAGGGACCTCTCGGCGGCGGTCCCGACGATGCGTACGTACCGTGAGGCGGGCGTGCCGGCGCTGTTGACGCCCGAGGAGGTCGAGGAGGCGCTGGCGAGTCCGGATCGATCGACCTCCAAGGGCCGGCGCGACTACGCCATCCTTCTGCTGCTCGCGCGCCTCGGGCTGCGCGCCTCCGAGGTGGTCTTGCTTACGCTCGAGGATGTTCATTGGCGCACCGGCGAGCTGGTTGTGCGCGGGAAGGGGTCCCGGATGGAGTCCCTGCCGCTTCCCGCCGATGTGGGTCGGGCGCTGGCTGAGTATCTGCGCCGCGACCGGGGCACCACCACCTCCCGCCGCGTGTTCCTGCGTGCGATCCCGCCGCGCATCGCACTCACGGGCCCGTGTGCCATTGACCACATCGTGCGGCTGGCCCTCGCCCGTGCCGGCATCCCGCCGCAGCCACAGCACGTCGCGCACCTGTTTCGGCACAGTCTGGCGACCCGGATGATCCGCCAGGGCGCCTCCCTCGCGGAGATCGCCGAAGTGCTGCGGCACCATACGCAAGCGAGCACCCGGATCTACGCGAAGGTCTCGCTGGAGGCGTTGCGGGGCGTGGCGCTCCCGTGGCCGCTGACCGGAGGTGCGCCATGA
- a CDS encoding PQQ-binding-like beta-propeller repeat protein, producing the protein MPIRRFRFTTSMLGLAIASASWAAPLSVPHDPGNNPLDPFGPFATVYFPRNAPAPADRVGPKRWTHAYGGPNHNAAFAVSAHAPAWIRNGVSWNFPEARAWPLTDKRPFGARIYGVKEALPVQTQFYGNALGVSVVKGVVYAESDDTFAYAVNARTGRLIWRASPVGNNVTNAVNGISHVIPRHGLFRLARMERDFGLVVRH; encoded by the coding sequence ATGCCGATACGCCGTTTTCGATTTACCACGAGCATGCTCGGGCTTGCGATTGCATCCGCCTCCTGGGCCGCACCCTTGAGTGTCCCACACGACCCCGGAAACAATCCGCTGGATCCCTTCGGTCCGTTCGCGACCGTCTACTTCCCGCGCAATGCACCGGCCCCCGCCGACCGCGTGGGACCCAAGCGCTGGACCCATGCCTATGGCGGCCCGAATCATAACGCCGCATTTGCCGTATCCGCGCATGCGCCGGCGTGGATCCGCAACGGCGTGTCCTGGAATTTCCCTGAGGCGCGCGCCTGGCCACTCACCGACAAGCGGCCGTTTGGGGCACGCATCTACGGTGTGAAGGAGGCCTTGCCGGTGCAGACCCAGTTCTATGGCAACGCCCTGGGGGTGTCTGTGGTCAAAGGCGTGGTCTACGCAGAGAGCGACGATACCTTCGCTTACGCGGTCAATGCCCGTACCGGACGCCTGATCTGGCGGGCAAGCCCGGTCGGCAACAACGTGACTAATGCCGTTAACGGCATTAGTCACGTTATTCCGCGTCACGGATTATTCCGCCTCGCCCGCATGGAGAGAGATTTTGGGCTTGTTGTCAGGCATTAG